One stretch of Actinacidiphila sp. DG2A-62 DNA includes these proteins:
- a CDS encoding ATP-binding cassette domain-containing protein — MTKRFGGVTAVDDVSFSIAAGEAVAVIGPNGAGKSSLLKLLSGVYRPDEGTVLVGGTAVETLPVHAIARHGIGLAHQIPRPFRGLTVRENVEIGAMARRGGRRAGHRDPYVDEVLETCGLAGKADLPAASLRLLDLKRLELARALSVDPALILLDEVAAGLNGRELEDVIALIRAIHGQGRSLMLVEHVEGVVASLVDRVLVIDWGKLIADGTPAQIAADPRVREVYLGAGRPARPAAPEAPRRPAADAAPLLRASALTTAYGDITALREVSVDVAEGEIVAVLGANGAGKSTLAGTLSGLLRPASGQVLLDGRDITGHRPHTRNREGIAHCPEGRRIFKDLTVRENLALPAGPRLRGPELRRRMADVHAVFPVLADFADRRAGGLSGGQQQMLAIGRALMSRPRLLICDEISLGLAPVAVDALYEALSTIRQTGVAVLLVEQNVHRALTVADRVYVLERGRVSYSGPPGPLADPDVLNAFYFGAGTQSALPSRG; from the coding sequence CTGACCAAGCGCTTCGGGGGCGTCACCGCCGTCGACGACGTCAGCTTCAGCATCGCCGCCGGTGAGGCCGTCGCCGTGATCGGACCCAACGGCGCGGGCAAGAGCAGCCTCCTCAAACTCCTGTCGGGGGTGTACCGGCCGGACGAGGGGACCGTCCTGGTCGGCGGCACCGCCGTGGAGACGCTGCCGGTCCACGCGATCGCCCGGCACGGCATCGGGCTCGCCCACCAGATCCCGCGGCCCTTCAGGGGGCTCACCGTCCGCGAGAACGTCGAGATCGGCGCCATGGCCCGGCGCGGCGGACGGCGCGCCGGACACCGGGACCCGTACGTCGACGAGGTGCTGGAGACCTGCGGCCTGGCCGGCAAGGCGGACCTGCCGGCCGCGTCCCTGCGGCTGCTGGATCTCAAGCGGCTCGAACTGGCCAGGGCGCTGTCGGTGGACCCGGCGCTGATCCTGCTCGACGAGGTGGCCGCCGGCCTCAACGGTCGCGAACTGGAGGACGTCATCGCGCTCATCCGCGCCATCCACGGCCAGGGCCGTTCGCTGATGCTCGTCGAACATGTCGAGGGCGTGGTCGCCTCACTGGTCGACCGGGTGCTGGTCATCGACTGGGGCAAGCTCATCGCCGACGGCACCCCCGCGCAGATCGCCGCCGACCCCAGGGTGCGGGAGGTCTACCTCGGCGCCGGCCGTCCGGCACGGCCCGCCGCGCCCGAGGCCCCCCGCCGTCCCGCCGCCGACGCCGCGCCCCTGTTGCGGGCCTCGGCGCTGACCACCGCCTACGGCGACATCACCGCGCTGCGGGAGGTGAGCGTCGACGTCGCCGAGGGCGAGATCGTCGCCGTGCTCGGCGCGAACGGGGCCGGCAAGTCGACCCTGGCCGGCACCCTGTCGGGCCTGCTGCGCCCGGCGTCGGGACAGGTCCTCCTCGACGGTCGCGACATCACCGGGCACCGGCCGCACACGAGGAACCGCGAGGGCATCGCCCACTGCCCGGAAGGGCGCAGGATCTTCAAGGACCTGACGGTACGGGAGAATCTCGCGCTGCCGGCCGGGCCGCGCCTGCGCGGACCGGAACTCCGCCGCCGCATGGCCGACGTGCACGCGGTCTTCCCCGTGCTCGCCGACTTCGCCGACCGCCGCGCCGGCGGCCTCTCCGGCGGACAGCAGCAGATGCTCGCCATCGGCCGTGCCCTGATGTCCCGCCCCCGACTGCTGATCTGCGACGAGATCTCGCTCGGGCTGGCGCCCGTGGCCGTCGACGCGCTGTACGAGGCGTTGTCGACGATCCGTCAGACAGGTGTCGCCGTCCTGCTGGTCGAGCAGAACGTGCACCGCGCGCTGACCGTGGCGGACCGCGTCTACGTCCTGGAGCGCGGCCGCGTCAGTTACAGCGGTCCCCCCGGACCGCTCGCCGACCCCGACGTCCTCAACGCCTTCTACTTCGGCGCCGGCACGCAATCCGCTCTGCCCTCCCGGGGCTGA
- a CDS encoding ABC transporter substrate-binding protein gives MSRTTALRRAAAIGALAPLLLLSACGGTAKGGAASSGKDLVLGASLSLTGALGQFGVDLQAGYRQRVSQINAAGGLDVGGTRRHVKLTVLDNRSDPNTATQQVRELVLKDGASALLGACTPPITVPQALAADRQKVPYVTSCTPVRAFQAGNKAGWRYAWDLFFDEGDQARAVAEGLAEVGANKKVALFTDTEPDGVAERPLYKQQAAAKGLTVVGDYTFPVGTTDFASFIDDAKRKGAQLVVAQMVPPDGIALWKQMKALDYKPTAAFAAKAASGKSWPQALGPLAEGTLSDEFWSPATGAADSAALANTLGKAFPGNLPDENIAVLGYTVAGVVADAFRKAASTDADQVNAALRQTDADYPLGRISFGRGHTSVTPYLLTQWQHGDVAVVAPAAPGVVLQAPAQGLR, from the coding sequence ATGAGCCGCACCACCGCACTCCGCCGGGCCGCCGCGATCGGCGCCCTCGCACCGCTGCTCCTGCTGTCCGCCTGCGGCGGCACGGCCAAGGGCGGCGCCGCATCCTCGGGGAAGGACCTCGTGCTGGGGGCGAGCCTGTCGCTGACCGGCGCGCTCGGCCAGTTCGGCGTGGACCTGCAGGCCGGCTACAGACAGCGGGTCTCGCAGATCAACGCCGCTGGCGGCCTGGACGTCGGCGGCACCAGACGTCACGTCAAGCTGACCGTCCTGGACAACCGCAGCGACCCCAACACCGCCACGCAGCAGGTCCGCGAGCTGGTGCTGAAGGACGGCGCGAGCGCCCTGCTCGGCGCCTGCACCCCGCCCATCACCGTGCCCCAGGCCCTCGCCGCGGACCGCCAGAAGGTGCCCTACGTCACCTCCTGCACCCCGGTGCGGGCGTTCCAGGCCGGCAACAAGGCCGGGTGGAGGTACGCGTGGGACCTGTTCTTCGACGAGGGGGACCAGGCCCGCGCCGTCGCCGAGGGCCTGGCCGAGGTCGGCGCGAACAAGAAGGTCGCGCTGTTCACCGACACCGAGCCGGACGGCGTCGCCGAGCGCCCGCTGTACAAGCAGCAGGCCGCGGCCAAGGGCCTGACCGTCGTCGGGGACTACACCTTCCCCGTCGGCACCACCGACTTCGCGTCGTTCATCGATGACGCGAAGCGCAAGGGCGCCCAACTCGTCGTCGCCCAGATGGTTCCCCCGGACGGCATCGCCCTGTGGAAGCAGATGAAGGCGCTCGACTACAAGCCCACCGCCGCGTTCGCCGCCAAGGCGGCCTCCGGCAAGAGCTGGCCCCAGGCCCTGGGACCCCTGGCGGAGGGGACGCTGTCCGACGAGTTCTGGTCGCCCGCCACGGGCGCGGCCGACAGCGCCGCACTGGCGAACACCCTGGGCAAGGCGTTCCCCGGGAACCTGCCCGACGAGAACATCGCCGTGCTGGGATACACCGTGGCGGGCGTCGTCGCCGACGCGTTCCGCAAGGCCGCGAGCACCGACGCCGACCAGGTCAACGCCGCACTGCGGCAGACCGACGCGGACTATCCGCTGGGTCGGATCTCCTTCGGCCGCGGCCACACGTCCGTCACGCCGTACCTGCTGACCCAGTGGCAGCACGGCGACGTCGCCGTGGTGGCGCCGGCCGCCCCCGGAGTCGTCCTCCAGGCGCCCGCCCAGGGGCTGCGATGA
- a CDS encoding branched-chain amino acid ABC transporter permease, translating into MNADTVVNGLLLGGLYALVALGLSIVFGVLRLINLAHGELLVAGAYLAYLAGEHLGLGPFAALPLVVAVTAALAYLLQRFLLTGLLVRSADGALVATFGLSLLAQGAFAQGFDSTPKALSSSLSTSGLTLAGVHTRTAYLVAFAAAAVLCAAAHLLLNRTRLGTTVRAAAADPTTSGLMGIDIRQVYAVTFALGAAVTAVGGVLLGVTYSFTPTTGTSYLLIGIAVVVLGGVGSVAGTFAGALLLGLVQSLAAAQFGGGYRDLSVYLLFFVVLALRPQGLLARRAAS; encoded by the coding sequence ATGAACGCCGACACCGTGGTCAACGGGCTGCTGCTGGGCGGCCTGTACGCCCTGGTGGCGCTCGGACTGTCGATCGTCTTCGGAGTCCTGCGCCTGATCAACCTGGCCCACGGCGAGCTGCTGGTGGCCGGGGCCTACCTGGCGTACCTCGCCGGCGAGCACCTCGGCCTGGGACCGTTCGCGGCGCTCCCGCTGGTGGTGGCGGTGACCGCGGCCCTCGCCTACCTCCTCCAGCGCTTCCTGCTCACCGGGCTGCTCGTCCGCAGCGCCGACGGCGCCCTGGTGGCGACGTTCGGACTGTCCCTCCTGGCCCAGGGGGCCTTCGCGCAGGGCTTCGACTCGACGCCGAAGGCACTGTCCAGCTCCCTGTCGACCTCCGGTCTGACGCTGGCCGGAGTCCACACCCGTACCGCCTATCTCGTGGCCTTCGCCGCCGCGGCCGTCCTGTGCGCGGCCGCTCACCTGCTGCTCAACCGCACCCGGCTCGGCACCACCGTCCGCGCCGCGGCCGCCGACCCCACGACCTCGGGACTGATGGGCATCGACATCCGGCAGGTCTACGCCGTCACCTTCGCACTCGGCGCCGCCGTCACCGCCGTGGGCGGCGTGCTGCTCGGCGTCACCTACAGCTTCACCCCCACCACCGGCACCTCGTACCTCCTGATCGGCATCGCCGTCGTCGTCCTCGGCGGGGTCGGCAGCGTGGCCGGCACCTTCGCGGGCGCGCTCCTCCTCGGGCTGGTCCAGTCGCTGGCCGCCGCGCAGTTCGGCGGCGGATACCGCGACCTGTCCGTCTACCTGCTGTTCTTCGTCGTCCTCGCGCTCCGGCCGCAGGGGCTGCTGGCCCGGAGGGCGGCGTCATGA
- a CDS encoding FadR/GntR family transcriptional regulator has protein sequence MSSAPKDASGRSGRVGAGTTRAEAAARHILALAEGRGAGVRLGTKEELRAQCGVSVGTFNESLRLLQARGVITVRPGPGGGLFTAEQSPMVRLGNSVLALDAQQTDVAEAVRIRDALDPLLIEDALWHASPADIADLREKLADMRRAVETEDPVAFVHANWRLHARIAAISPNPLLRSLYSSLLDLIESHTLAVQPFGDRPLGEYIADRHRLHGALVDALDRRDRAEALRLVHAHNTSPEAADAPPARLPAQP, from the coding sequence GTGAGCTCCGCACCCAAGGACGCGTCGGGCCGTTCAGGGCGCGTCGGCGCGGGGACGACCCGGGCGGAGGCCGCGGCGCGCCACATCCTCGCCCTGGCGGAAGGCCGCGGCGCCGGGGTGCGGCTGGGCACGAAGGAGGAACTGCGCGCCCAGTGCGGCGTGTCGGTCGGGACGTTCAACGAGTCGCTGCGCCTCCTCCAGGCCCGCGGCGTGATCACCGTGCGGCCGGGTCCCGGCGGCGGCCTGTTCACCGCCGAGCAGTCCCCGATGGTCCGCCTCGGCAACTCCGTGCTGGCCCTGGACGCGCAGCAGACGGACGTGGCCGAGGCCGTCAGGATCCGCGACGCCCTGGACCCGCTGCTGATCGAGGACGCGCTCTGGCACGCCTCGCCGGCCGACATCGCCGATCTGCGCGAGAAGCTGGCCGACATGCGCCGGGCGGTGGAGACGGAGGACCCGGTGGCCTTCGTCCACGCGAACTGGCGGCTGCACGCGCGCATCGCGGCCATCAGCCCCAACCCGCTGCTGCGCTCGCTGTACAGCAGCCTGCTGGACCTGATCGAGAGCCACACGCTGGCCGTCCAGCCCTTCGGCGACCGGCCGCTGGGCGAGTACATCGCCGACCGCCACCGTCTGCACGGCGCTCTCGTCGACGCCCTTGACCGCCGGGACCGCGCCGAGGCGCTGCGCCTGGTCCACGCGCACAACACCAGCCCGGAGGCGGCGGACGCGCCGCCGGCGCGGCTTCCGGCGCAGCCGTGA
- a CDS encoding VOC family protein encodes MALHRLTSVTMGVPDVAATAAYYSAFGLTPQDEGWFATRDGGRQLRIVRAPTRRLIEVRVGVDHPDDLAAAADRLHRLEIPTESTPGAVTAHDGPTGVRAVLEIAPRLVQEPAPPGAYNGPGRVDRAQGRAPGILRDTPVSPRKLGHAVVGTTDLDATTAFFRDGLGFKASDYIKDHGAFLRCSTDHHNILVLAAPVTFLHHTSWQVDDIDEVGRGAYAMLEGHPERHVWGLGRHHAGSNFFWYLKDPAGNFSEYYSDMDCVVDDQLWTPEVLEGAKGLFSWGPPPPPSFLHPEDLAALMTGSHHAG; translated from the coding sequence ATGGCACTGCACCGCCTCACCTCGGTCACCATGGGGGTGCCCGATGTCGCCGCCACCGCGGCCTACTACAGCGCGTTCGGACTCACGCCCCAGGACGAGGGGTGGTTCGCCACCCGGGACGGCGGCCGCCAACTGCGGATCGTACGGGCGCCCACCCGCCGCCTGATCGAGGTCCGCGTCGGCGTCGACCACCCCGACGACCTGGCGGCGGCGGCCGACCGGCTCCACCGGCTGGAGATCCCCACCGAGAGCACTCCGGGCGCCGTCACCGCCCACGACGGTCCCACCGGTGTGCGCGCGGTGCTGGAGATCGCGCCGCGGCTCGTCCAGGAGCCGGCGCCGCCCGGCGCCTACAACGGCCCCGGGCGCGTCGACCGCGCGCAGGGGCGCGCCCCGGGCATCCTGCGCGACACGCCCGTCAGCCCGCGCAAGCTGGGCCACGCGGTCGTGGGCACCACCGATCTCGACGCCACGACCGCGTTCTTCCGCGACGGCCTGGGCTTCAAGGCCTCCGACTACATCAAGGACCACGGCGCGTTCCTGCGCTGTTCCACCGACCACCACAACATTCTGGTGCTCGCCGCGCCGGTGACGTTCCTGCACCACACCTCCTGGCAGGTCGACGACATCGACGAGGTCGGCCGCGGCGCGTACGCCATGCTGGAAGGCCACCCCGAACGCCATGTGTGGGGGCTGGGGCGGCACCACGCCGGCTCCAACTTCTTCTGGTACCTCAAGGACCCGGCCGGCAACTTCAGCGAGTACTACTCCGACATGGACTGCGTCGTCGACGACCAGTTGTGGACCCCGGAGGTCCTCGAAGGCGCCAAGGGCCTGTTCTCGTGGGGGCCGCCGCCCCCGCCGTCCTTCCTGCACCCCGAGGACCTCGCCGCCCTCATGACCGGCAGCCACCACGCCGGGTGA
- the mhpA gene encoding bifunctional 3-(3-hydroxy-phenyl)propionate/3-hydroxycinnamic acid hydroxylase MhpA, translating to MAPRLLPAARHDVAVVGFGPVGQLLALQLGRAGHDVVVLERWPRPYDLPRAVHFDDETGRILQNAGVGDAVRAVTDPVPDHYEWRNRHGDPLVRIDWSGTGPSGWPVANFFSQPQLEAVLTEAVGAQPTVTVLRGHEVVDVSDTGEEVLVAALTPQGGTRTLRARYVVGADGANSFVRERIGTGIRDLGFFYDWLIVDVIPREKTTWSPMNWQLCDPARPTTLVSGGPGRRRWEFMLLPGETPREFDTADTAWRLLEPWGRTPDNTAIERHAVYTFQARWAEQWNAGRMLLAGDAAHQMPPFAGQGMCSGLRDAANLSWKLDLVLRGRADASVLDTYTSERMDHLQHAIAMSMELGRVICVLDEEEAAARDARMTAAGADPARALPPMPAPRLGEGILHQDPDGARMPGAGQLTPQHRVTHAGRTALLDDLTGHGFTLLADGHAPLRALGAAEHELLRDLRATVVPLYHAADSSRPADGWTDTDGAYLPYLRAQRHAAALVRPDSYLFGAAVDGPGLLLLVRQLRDRLTTDPTKPARSRSTAAAATLPPG from the coding sequence ATGGCTCCCCGACTCCTGCCCGCCGCGCGACACGACGTGGCCGTCGTCGGCTTCGGCCCGGTCGGCCAGCTGCTGGCCCTGCAGCTCGGCCGCGCCGGACACGACGTGGTCGTCCTGGAACGCTGGCCCCGCCCCTACGACCTGCCGCGCGCCGTCCACTTCGACGACGAGACCGGCCGCATCCTGCAGAACGCCGGCGTGGGCGACGCGGTACGCGCCGTCACCGACCCGGTCCCCGACCACTACGAATGGCGCAACCGCCACGGTGACCCCCTGGTGCGGATCGACTGGTCCGGCACCGGCCCCAGCGGGTGGCCGGTGGCCAACTTCTTCTCCCAGCCGCAGCTGGAGGCCGTGCTCACCGAAGCCGTCGGCGCGCAGCCCACCGTCACCGTGCTGCGCGGGCACGAGGTCGTCGACGTCAGCGACACCGGTGAGGAGGTCCTGGTCGCCGCCCTCACCCCGCAGGGCGGCACCCGGACGCTGCGGGCCCGCTACGTCGTCGGCGCCGACGGCGCGAACAGCTTCGTCCGCGAACGCATCGGGACCGGCATCCGTGACCTGGGGTTCTTCTACGACTGGCTGATCGTCGACGTCATCCCGCGGGAGAAGACGACCTGGTCCCCGATGAACTGGCAGCTGTGCGACCCCGCCCGGCCCACCACCCTCGTCTCCGGCGGACCCGGCCGGCGGCGCTGGGAGTTCATGCTGCTGCCCGGCGAGACACCGCGGGAGTTCGACACGGCCGACACGGCGTGGCGGCTGCTGGAGCCCTGGGGCCGCACCCCCGACAACACCGCCATCGAGCGTCACGCCGTCTACACCTTCCAGGCCCGCTGGGCGGAGCAGTGGAACGCCGGCCGCATGCTGCTGGCCGGCGACGCCGCGCATCAGATGCCGCCGTTCGCCGGCCAGGGCATGTGCTCGGGCCTGCGCGACGCGGCGAACCTCTCCTGGAAACTCGACCTGGTGCTGCGCGGTCGCGCGGACGCGAGCGTGCTCGACACGTACACGAGCGAACGCATGGATCACCTCCAGCACGCCATCGCGATGTCCATGGAGCTGGGCCGGGTCATCTGCGTACTGGACGAGGAGGAGGCCGCGGCCCGCGACGCCCGGATGACCGCGGCCGGCGCCGACCCGGCCCGCGCGCTGCCGCCGATGCCGGCGCCGCGGCTGGGCGAGGGCATCCTGCACCAGGACCCGGACGGCGCCCGGATGCCCGGCGCCGGTCAGCTCACCCCGCAGCACCGGGTCACCCACGCCGGCCGCACCGCGCTGCTGGACGACCTCACCGGCCACGGCTTCACCCTCCTCGCCGACGGTCACGCGCCGCTCCGCGCCCTCGGCGCGGCCGAGCACGAGCTGCTGCGCGACCTGCGAGCGACGGTCGTCCCGCTCTACCACGCGGCGGACAGCTCCCGCCCGGCCGACGGCTGGACCGACACCGACGGCGCCTATCTGCCCTACCTGCGCGCCCAGCGGCACGCCGCGGCGCTGGTACGCCCCGACTCCTACCTCTTCGGCGCCGCGGTCGACGGCCCCGGACTGCTGCTCCTGGTCCGGCAGCTTCGCGATCGCCTCACCACCGATCCGACGAAGCCGGCCCGCTCCCGGTCCACGGCGGCTGCCGCGACGCTCCCTCCCGGGTGA
- a CDS encoding branched-chain amino acid ABC transporter permease, whose product MNRMWPGAVAPALLAVVGSQATSQFTPYQLDTATTLLAFLSLAQSWNILAGYGGLVSLGVSAFAGTGAYCAGLLEIHAGVGYVPAVAAAALGGAVLAGLLAVPLLRLRGDYFSIGTLAAALALQAWVVNWSYAGGSTGLNLPAAGVPGPVEVFQLACFVGAAAMITTHLVARSGYGMRLKAVRDDEPAAAALGVSVFRHRLGALTVSGALSGLTGALLALQQLSFEPGGMLGLNWTVNALLMTVVGGIGTVVGPAVGAVVVYYLLTKQLESYQTAGIIVEGVLLVLIVRFAPQGLWPLLTRGLARVRSRRAAPLRAPEPPARGQFEGG is encoded by the coding sequence ATGAACCGTATGTGGCCCGGCGCCGTCGCGCCGGCCCTGCTGGCGGTCGTCGGGTCGCAGGCCACCTCGCAGTTCACCCCGTACCAACTCGACACCGCCACCACGCTGCTGGCCTTCCTCAGCCTCGCCCAGAGCTGGAACATCCTGGCCGGCTACGGCGGCCTGGTCTCGCTCGGGGTCAGCGCGTTCGCGGGCACCGGCGCGTACTGCGCCGGGCTCCTCGAAATCCATGCCGGCGTCGGCTACGTGCCCGCCGTCGCCGCCGCCGCGCTCGGCGGCGCGGTCCTGGCGGGGCTGCTCGCCGTGCCCCTGCTGCGCCTGCGCGGCGACTACTTCTCCATCGGCACCCTCGCCGCCGCGCTCGCCCTGCAGGCGTGGGTGGTGAACTGGTCGTACGCCGGGGGGTCCACGGGTCTGAACCTGCCGGCGGCCGGCGTCCCCGGGCCGGTGGAGGTGTTCCAGCTGGCCTGTTTCGTGGGCGCCGCCGCGATGATCACCACCCACCTCGTCGCACGTTCCGGTTACGGCATGCGGCTGAAGGCCGTCCGCGACGACGAACCGGCGGCCGCGGCCCTCGGGGTGTCGGTGTTCCGGCACCGGCTGGGTGCGCTGACGGTGAGCGGCGCCCTCAGCGGACTGACCGGGGCGCTCCTCGCCCTCCAGCAGCTCAGTTTCGAGCCCGGCGGCATGCTCGGACTCAACTGGACCGTCAACGCGCTGCTCATGACGGTGGTCGGCGGCATCGGCACGGTCGTCGGCCCGGCGGTGGGGGCGGTCGTCGTGTACTACCTGCTCACCAAGCAACTGGAGAGCTACCAGACGGCGGGGATCATCGTGGAGGGCGTCCTGCTGGTCCTCATCGTCCGCTTCGCGCCCCAGGGCCTGTGGCCGCTGCTCACCAGGGGGCTCGCCCGGGTGCGGAGCCGGCGCGCGGCGCCGCTCCGCGCCCCGGAACCGCCGGCCCGAGGTCAGTTCGAGGGCGGGTAG
- a CDS encoding FAD-dependent monooxygenase, with amino-acid sequence MSTQTRTPPGRTPVLIVGGGPVGLSAALELAFHGVASTVVETRPAVSWQRPRAKTTSARTMEHFRRWGVADALRDRAPLAPAWSDQVVFCTTLLGREVTRFDRCFGLALQHDDLVAEAGQQVPQPLVESVLREAAERHPAVTLRPATTVTALTQDDTGVEAEVQDADGHAWTVRADYALGCDGARSMVREVIGAALQGSDDSRPNYNVVFRAPDLDARTAHGNAVQYWVLDPARPGVLGRLDLADLWWGIAVGVDADEGAADPLSLVRGLIGDPRGEVPVEILAGDPWRARMQLADRFGAGRVFLAGDAAHLNPPWGGHGYNTGIGDAVNIGWKLAAVLNGWAPPALLDSYESERRPVAAATIAAATANMTTLAAELADPRLTGTDEEFAEALPAVRDAVLRTKDAEFHSLPLVLGTAYPRSPIVVPDRDGTAVSGADAAAGTGVRTGTAAAGGEGYVPVTAAGHRLPHRWLSPTESLYDRLGPEYTLLGDQERPAARRLRDAALSRGVPLRCVEDPGAGEPPDGRLVLVRPDQHIAWCGTEPGDPDALWDRVLGHQDQGHQVEGHRVQGRAPALRPSAPPAERTSASRD; translated from the coding sequence TTGAGCACCCAGACACGCACACCGCCCGGTCGCACCCCGGTGCTGATCGTCGGCGGCGGCCCGGTCGGCCTGTCCGCCGCGCTCGAACTGGCCTTCCACGGTGTGGCCAGCACCGTGGTCGAGACCCGGCCCGCCGTCTCGTGGCAACGCCCCCGGGCGAAGACGACGTCCGCGCGCACCATGGAACACTTCCGCCGGTGGGGAGTCGCCGACGCCCTGCGGGACCGGGCCCCGCTGGCACCCGCGTGGTCGGACCAGGTGGTCTTCTGCACCACGCTGCTCGGCCGCGAGGTCACCCGCTTCGACCGCTGCTTCGGGCTGGCCCTCCAGCACGACGACCTCGTCGCGGAAGCCGGCCAGCAGGTCCCGCAGCCCCTGGTGGAGTCGGTGCTGCGGGAAGCGGCCGAACGACATCCCGCCGTCACCCTGCGCCCGGCGACGACCGTCACCGCCCTGACGCAGGACGACACCGGTGTCGAGGCGGAGGTACAGGACGCCGACGGCCACGCGTGGACCGTCCGGGCGGACTACGCCCTCGGCTGCGACGGAGCACGCAGCATGGTGCGCGAGGTGATCGGCGCCGCTCTGCAGGGCAGCGACGACAGCCGGCCGAACTACAACGTCGTCTTCCGGGCGCCGGACCTGGACGCCCGCACGGCGCACGGGAACGCCGTCCAGTACTGGGTGCTCGACCCCGCGCGGCCAGGGGTCCTCGGGCGGCTCGACCTCGCGGACCTGTGGTGGGGCATCGCCGTGGGCGTGGACGCCGACGAGGGAGCCGCCGACCCCCTCTCCCTGGTCCGCGGCCTCATCGGCGATCCGCGGGGAGAGGTGCCGGTGGAGATCCTCGCCGGCGATCCGTGGCGGGCCAGGATGCAGCTGGCCGACCGGTTCGGCGCCGGGCGGGTGTTCCTGGCCGGCGACGCCGCGCACCTCAACCCGCCGTGGGGCGGCCACGGCTACAACACCGGGATCGGCGACGCGGTCAACATCGGCTGGAAGCTCGCCGCCGTGCTGAACGGCTGGGCGCCGCCCGCGCTCCTGGACAGCTACGAGAGCGAGCGGCGCCCGGTGGCGGCCGCCACCATCGCCGCGGCGACCGCGAACATGACGACTCTCGCCGCCGAGTTGGCCGATCCACGCCTGACGGGCACCGACGAGGAGTTCGCCGAGGCGCTGCCCGCGGTCCGCGACGCGGTGCTCCGGACCAAGGACGCCGAGTTCCACAGCCTCCCCCTGGTCCTGGGCACCGCCTATCCGCGCTCTCCCATCGTCGTCCCCGACCGGGACGGGACGGCCGTGTCCGGTGCCGACGCCGCAGCGGGCACGGGCGTCCGGACCGGCACGGCGGCCGCCGGCGGCGAGGGGTACGTACCGGTCACCGCGGCCGGTCACCGCCTTCCGCACCGCTGGCTGTCGCCGACCGAGTCCCTGTACGACCGCCTGGGCCCCGAGTACACCCTGCTGGGCGACCAGGAACGGCCCGCGGCACGACGCCTGCGCGATGCGGCCCTGAGCCGGGGAGTCCCGTTGCGCTGCGTCGAGGACCCCGGCGCCGGGGAACCGCCGGACGGCCGGCTGGTGCTGGTCAGGCCCGACCAGCACATCGCGTGGTGCGGCACCGAGCCCGGCGACCCCGACGCGCTGTGGGACCGGGTGCTGGGCCACCAGGATCAGGGCCACCAGGTTGAGGGCCACCGGGTCCAGGGCCGCGCACCAGCCCTCCGCCCCTCCGCCCCGCCGGCGGAGCGGACGTCCGCGTCCAGGGACTGA
- a CDS encoding fumarylacetoacetate hydrolase family protein, translating into MRIANLRDRLVLIRGNEAIDVERASGGRFGPDPQAVYERWAEFRAWAAAAERASAPPAGETFAPRDLGSPAPAPRQVLAIGLNYREHAAESGFEAPEGLPPVFTKFVTSITGPVTEVTLPQGGHCDWEVELVAVIGERARHVAERDAWNHVAGLAVGQDISERVSQLAGPAPQFSLGKSYPGFAPVGPWLVTPDEFADPDDLELRCTLNGMEVQKARTRELIFSVPRLVSRLSAVLPLLPGDVVFTGTPAGVGLGRDPQHWLAPGDELVSTIEGIGELRQRFTA; encoded by the coding sequence GTGCGTATCGCCAACCTCCGTGACCGACTCGTCCTGATCCGCGGGAACGAGGCGATCGACGTCGAGCGGGCCAGCGGCGGCCGGTTCGGGCCCGACCCGCAGGCCGTCTACGAGCGGTGGGCCGAGTTCCGGGCCTGGGCCGCGGCGGCCGAGCGGGCCTCGGCGCCGCCGGCCGGCGAGACCTTCGCGCCCCGCGACCTCGGCTCGCCGGCGCCGGCGCCCCGCCAGGTGCTGGCGATCGGTCTCAACTACCGCGAGCACGCGGCGGAGTCGGGCTTCGAGGCGCCGGAGGGCCTGCCGCCGGTGTTCACCAAGTTCGTCACCTCGATCACCGGCCCGGTCACCGAGGTCACGCTCCCCCAGGGCGGCCACTGCGACTGGGAGGTGGAGCTGGTCGCCGTGATCGGCGAGCGCGCCCGGCACGTCGCCGAACGCGACGCCTGGAACCATGTGGCCGGCCTGGCGGTGGGCCAGGACATCTCCGAGCGGGTCAGCCAGCTCGCCGGCCCCGCGCCGCAGTTCAGCCTGGGCAAGTCCTATCCCGGCTTCGCTCCCGTCGGCCCGTGGCTGGTGACTCCGGACGAGTTCGCCGACCCCGACGACCTGGAGCTGCGCTGCACCCTCAACGGGATGGAGGTGCAGAAGGCCCGCACCCGCGAGCTGATCTTCTCGGTGCCCCGGCTGGTGTCGCGCCTGTCCGCCGTGCTTCCGCTGCTGCCCGGTGACGTCGTCTTCACCGGCACCCCGGCGGGCGTGGGCCTGGGCCGCGACCCGCAGCACTGGCTGGCTCCCGGCGACGAGCTGGTCAGCACCATCGAAGGCATCGGCGAACTGCGCCAGCGCTTCACCGCCTGA